A window of the Streptomyces luomodiensis genome harbors these coding sequences:
- a CDS encoding alpha/beta fold hydrolase, with translation MKRIVLLHGLGNSSGIWTGLAAHWRPDVRIHAPDLPWTGMGIAEWRHERDSARLVEEVLAATPGGGADLVVAHSFSSVLLLELLARRALAGNPLDVPGVVLVNPFYRRAADDFEWGMMAPLLDSFPQTMSEGIRLQSGDRPIQPELRADIARRLCEWVGPYGWLRFLDAYLGTPLIRVAAIDTPCLVIGGDQDATADVAQARTLAAELPRGRVRVLPGGGHFPMLERPAWFTGVLHDFLDRCDLSPVAGT, from the coding sequence GTGAAGCGGATCGTCCTGCTGCACGGGCTCGGCAACAGCAGCGGCATCTGGACCGGGCTGGCCGCCCATTGGCGTCCCGATGTGCGGATCCACGCTCCCGACCTGCCGTGGACCGGCATGGGGATCGCGGAATGGCGCCATGAGCGGGACTCGGCCCGGCTGGTCGAGGAGGTCCTGGCGGCCACTCCGGGCGGCGGCGCGGACCTGGTGGTCGCGCACTCCTTCAGCTCGGTGCTGCTGCTGGAGCTGCTCGCCCGCCGGGCGCTGGCCGGGAACCCCCTCGACGTGCCCGGTGTGGTGCTGGTGAACCCCTTCTACCGGCGGGCCGCGGACGACTTCGAGTGGGGCATGATGGCGCCCCTGCTGGACAGCTTTCCGCAGACCATGTCGGAGGGCATCCGGCTGCAGTCCGGCGACCGCCCGATCCAGCCGGAGCTGCGGGCCGACATCGCCCGGCGGCTGTGCGAATGGGTCGGCCCGTACGGCTGGCTGCGCTTCCTGGACGCCTACCTCGGCACCCCGCTGATCCGCGTGGCCGCGATCGACACCCCGTGCCTGGTGATCGGCGGAGACCAGGACGCCACCGCCGATGTCGCCCAGGCCCGCACGCTCGCCGCCGAACTGCCCCGCGGCCGGGTGCGCGTCCTGCCCGGCGGCGGCCACTTCCCGATGCTGGAGCGGCCCGCATGGTTCACCGGCGTCCTGCACGACTTCCTCGACCGCTGCGACCTCAGCCCGGTGGCCGGCACCTGA